CAGATTCAAATTACTTTGTTAATGTAGAAAGCGATATTGTTGAAAGGATTAATAAGTTTAGAGGCGTTGAGTGCTGGCTTGAAGAAAATAGGTAATTAAGAAAAAAATAATTATATAATTAAAACAGTTACAAAGAATAATTAACCTATCATCAAGATTATTAAGGAGAGGTATTTGATTGTGAATAATTCGCTTTCTGGATCAGTAGATATGCTACCTGAAGAAGTTTTGTGTAGAAACTCAATCGAAGAAAAGATTAAAAGTTTTTGGGAAAAAAATGGCTTTGTTATGGTGTCTATCCCTGTTCTTGAAAATTGGGACAAGTTACAAGTAGCACTTGACGAAAAATTAATAGAAAAAACAATTAGATTTATTGATAGATTTGGAGGAGTTAGCGTTCTTAGCCCCGACTTGACGGTTTCTATTGCAAGGATGGTTTCTGCTAGAAAGAGAAGCTCTCCTTTTCCGTTAAAATATTTTTATTTATCAGATGTATTTAGAGTTACTTCAGAACATAGTGTAATAAGACAATGTGGTGTTGAAATTATAGGGGCTGATAAACAAAGTTTAGCTGACGTAGAACTTGCAGTATTAATTTTTATGACTTTAAAAGAAATCGGTTTTAATGAGATATATCTTGAAATAGGAAATTTTGAAATATTAAAAGAGCTTTTGGATCTGGATATGCTTAAGAGTTACAAAAAAAATTTGCTTGAGGCTTTTTTAAAAAAGGATTGGGTAACACTAAACTGTATTGCAAATGAGATTAAGGATTTTAAAATTTCAAACTTTATTAGAAATCTTCCAAAACTTTCAGGAACACCAGATGAAGTTTTTTCAAAAATTAATTTAATTCCTGAATTTTTGCATCCTTCAGTTAAAAATTTGGAGAAAATAAGTAATGAAATCAAAAATGCTGGCGTAAAACACTATATTAATCTTTCTTTGATTAACGAAATTTCCTATTATACTGGCTTTATTTTTCAAGTTTTTGTTCCAGGTTCGCCAAATTCTATTGGTGGCGGAGGCAGATATGATGATTTATATTCCCTATTTGGTTTTGATTGTCCTTCCTCAGGGTTTGGTATTGATTTAGATAAGATTTATGAGATTTTGAAAGCGAATTATCTTAAACCTATAAATATTGACGTCCTTTTATCTTTTAATGATGATATACCTTTACATTGGGTGTGGAATCTAGCTGCTTCCTATAGAGACCAGGGGATAAGGGTGGAAATAGACTTAAAAAGTAGAAAATTTGATGAAGCCTTAGAGTTTTCGAAAAATAAAAAGGCTAAAAGATTGGTTTACATATCTAAATTAGAATCATCAGGAGTATCTGGGTGGATTGTTGATACGCATACCGAAAACAAAGAAAGGATGACCTTTTGCTGATGCTTAAAATTGCTGTACCAAAAGGAGTTTTGTTTGAACCATCTTTAAGATTATTAAAAAATTGTGGATACAAGATCCCTTCAGATTTTGGGAGGAAACTTTTAATAGAAGATTCAAATCAGCAACTGTCTTTGGTAATAGTAAGACCTTTTGATATGCCTCTTTATGTGGAAGAAGGGGTTGTTGACGTTGCTTTTATCGGTAAAGATGTAATTGAAGAAACTTCGATGTCTTGTTTTGAAATATTAGATTTAGGTTATGGTCAATGCAGGTTGTCAGTTGCTGTGCCAGGTTTTAGTCCTTATAGATCTGTTGAAGATTTTCATTCTTTTATTAAAGTTGGATCGAAATATCAGAATCTTTCAAAAAAGTTTTTTATAGAAAAAGGAATTCAGGTTAGGATTTTCCCTCTTGGAGGATCTGTAGAGTTGTCGCCTATTGTGGGTTTGTCTGATGCAATAATCGATCTCGTTTCTACTGGTAATACTCTCAAAGCCAATAACCTTGTAGAAATTGAAACTATTTTGTTTTCCACTTCTCGTTTAGTGGTAAATGATGCTAAGTATAGACTTAAGAGAAAAGAAATAAACGAATTCATTTTGCGAGTTAAGGAGGTTCTTAATGATATTTATTGATGATTTTCTTTTATTAAAAAAAGAGGCAGAGCTTCAAAGATTGTGGAAAAGGGGGTCGTATTTTCAAGATAATAAAATTTTTGATGAAGTGATAGCAATTATAAATAACATTAAATCAAGAGGACTTGAAGCTGTAAAAGAATATTCTAAAAAATTTGATGATTATGATTTATCCCTTGGTTTAATAGCTTCAGAAGAGGAAATAATTTCTCAAGCGAGGCTTGTACCTACTGATGTTTATAATGCACTAAAGCATTCTGCTGAAAGGATAAAAAGGTATCATGAAAGCGTTAAAATTGAATCATTTAAGTATGAAACAGAAGAGTCAGAATCAGGGTTTAAATGGACTCCAATTGAAAATGTAGGTATATATATACCAGGAGGATTGGCAGCATATCCATCTACAATTCTAATGACGGTTATTGTTGCTGATGTTGCGGGAGTGAATAACATCTATGTATGTTCTAAGCCAAATAAGGGAAAAATAAATCCATATATAGCTTCAGCTATTCTTGCTTGCAATACTAAGAAGGTTAAGGTTGTGAAGCTTTCTGGTATTCAGGCTATTTCTTCTATGGCTTTGGGTTTGGGAATTAAAAAGGTTGACAAGATATTTGGACCTGGTAACGACTATGTAAGTCTTGCTAAAAAATATTTCTTTGGAGAGGTAGCTATTGATATGATGGCTGGTCCTTCTGAAATATTAATAGTTTCTGATGGCAAAGTAAATCCTTCTTGGATTGCATGGGATTTTTTGTCGCAAGCAGAACATGATAAAAATGCAAAAACTGGCCTGATATCAAATGAAATTGATTTTTTAAATGAAGTAATGGAAAGAGTTAAAGAATATTCTCTTAGAGTTTTGAATAAACATATTGTAGAATCTTCACTCCAAAATTCCTTTTTTGGGTTTGCCCCTACCCTTGAGGATGCGATAAGTATTTCAAATATCTTAGCTCCTGAACATCTTGAAATTGCTTGTGAAAATCCTGAAGAACTTTTTAACAAAGTTCAAAATGCAGGCACAGTGTTTCTGGGAAATTTGACTTGTGAACCATTTGGAGATTATATTTTAGGACCAAGTCATGTTTTGCCGACATCAGGTAGTGCACGTTATTTTTCAGGGATAAACGTGTATGATTTCTTAAAAAGAACAAACTTTTCTAGAATAAAAACAAAAAATGCTTTAAAAAATCTTTTAGATGCTTCTTTGATAGCCGAAGTAGAAGGATTTAGCGCTCATAAAAAGTCCATGCTTTGTAGGAACGAATGAAATCTTAGCTTATTAATGTAAAGGGAGTGTCATACCTATGAAAGAAGATAAAACTTATACAGAGTATGTATATTGTGGGAAAATTATTAAAGTGAGACGAGATTGGGTAAAGATTAAAAAGGGAACAAAGCAACACAGAACTTGGATGGAGGTTGTTGAATTTTCTAATGCCGTAGGCATAATTGCTTTACCAAACAAAGAAGAGATTTTATTGGTTGAACAATTCAGATATGCTCCCAATGAAAAACTTTTAGAGATCCCTGCTGGAAAATTGGATCCTGGTGAATCCCCTGAAGCTGGTGCTATAAGAGAACTTATTGAAGAAACAGGATATAGGGCTAAAAGCGTTAAAAGGATATTTTCTATGTATACAACTCCAGGATTTACCGACGAATATATGCACATTATGCTTTGTGAAGACTTAGAATACGTTGGCGTTAATCCTGATGAAGATGAGGTAATTAATGTAGTAAAATTTAATATTAAAGACCTTGAGAAAATGGTTTTAGAGGGGAAGATTAAAGACGCCAAAACAGTGCTTGCGGTCCTTTATCTTACAAGAAGGTAGTAAGGCCCTACATGCTTTTGTAAGCTATCTCTTTTTTATAAGAGGGTATTCTGAGAATACAGTAAATTCGTACAGGAGCGATATAAAGTCCTTTTTTAACTTTTTTAAGGACAGAATAAACGATACTGTTGATATTGAAAAGTTATTGCTATATTATTCGAATTATTTAATTTCAAATAATTATAAAGCCTCTTCTCTTGAAAGAAAATTGGTAGCAATAAAACAATTTCTTATTTTTTCATTCCAAGAAGGTTATTATAAGGGCAAAATTCCTGATATTGTTTTGCCAAAAAAAGATAAAAGATTGCCATTTTTTTTGTCTAGGAGCGATATCTTTAATATTTTTAACTTTATTTCTAATTCAAAACAATTTACTATTAGGGATTTGCTTATTTTTAAGATGTTGTATTTTACGGGCATGAGAATTTCAGAGCTTTTAAATCTAAAGATTGATAACGTTAATTTTGAAAGTATGGATATTAGAGTTCTTGGGAAAGGATCAAAGGAAAGAATTATTCCTTTTCATCGAGATATTTTGGATTTGTTTAATTCGTATTTAATTTTTAGACAAGAGAGTTTGAAACCTAAGTGTGAAAATATTTTTGTTAATTCAAAAGGGAAGCCTCTTTCAAGGCAATATATATGGAAAATGTGTAAAAAAGTAGGTAATTTCTTAAATTTAGAATTACATCCTCATATTTTTAGACATTCATTAGCAACCCATTTACTTTCTGGTGGGGCTAGTATTAAGACTATACAAGAAATATTAGGTCATGAGTCAATTTCGACTACTCAAATATATACTCATTTAATATATGAAGAACTTAAGAAGGAATATTTTAGAGCATTTAAAAATTTTGATAGTGTTATTAATCCAATAAATAAATTATAATATTAATTAAATTTATTTATTGCAATTATTTTTTAAGGAGGATTGAATTTGAGAAATTGTATAGCAAAGATTCCAGAACCAATTAATGAACCTGTTTATGATTATGGGGTGGGAACTAAAGAAAGAGATAACCTAAAATCGGCATTAAAGGATGTTCTTTCGAAAAAGGTTGAAATTGCGTTAATTATTGGTGGAAAAGAAATTAAGACCGAAAATACAGTAGATATTAGATGTCCACATCAACACGATATTGTTCTTGGTCAGTATTATCAAGCTGGTAAGGAAGAAATCAAGTTAGCAATTGAATCGGCTATGAATGCGAAAAAGAATTGGGCTAAAATTGATTTTCAAGAAAGGGCAGCAATTTTTTTAAAGGCGGCAGAGCTCTTAAGCACAAAGTACAGATATTTAATGAATGCTACAACAATGCTTTCAATTAGCAAAAACGTATTCCAGGCTGAAATAGATTGTGTTTGCGAACTTATTGATTTTTTGAGATTTAATGTGAAATTTGCTGAGAAAATTTATGAGGATCAACCAATTTCTCCGAAGGGTTTTTGGAATAGAATGCAGTATAGGCCTCTTGAGGGTTTTGTATTTGCAGTTCCCCCGTTTAATTTTGTTTCGATTTCTGGCAATTTGCCAACTGCACCCGTAATAATGGGAAACGTTTCAATTTGGAAACCGGCTTCCAGCGCTGTTTATCCTTCTTATTTATTTATGAAGATTCTTCAAGAGGCAGGTTTACCAGATGGGGTAATCAATTTCGTGCCTGCTAAAGGTTCTACTATAGGAGATTTGGTTTTCTCTTCTAGAGAATTTGCTGGCCTTCATTTTACAGGGAGCTATGAAACTTTTAACTACATGTGGAAAACTATAGCTAATAACATCTCAAATTATATAACCTATCCAAGAATTGTTGGCGAAACTGGTGGAAAAGATTTTATTTTTGCTCATAATTCGGCTAATGTTAAGAGTTTAATTGCTGCAATTATTAGAGGTTCCTTTGAGTATCAAGGTCAAAAGTGTTCTGCTGTTTCAAGAGTTTATATACCAAAATTAATGTTTAATAGTTTTAAAGACGAGTTTCTAAATGAGCTTAGCAAGATAAAAATGGGTTCTCCTGAAGATTTTACAAACTTTATGAATGCAGTTATTGATAGAGAATCATTTGACAAAATTAAATCATATATTGATTATGCAATAAATAGCAACGAAGCTAGTATTCTATTTGGTGGAAAATGTGATGATAGTGTAGGATATTTCGTAGAACCTACTGTTATAGTTACTGAAAACCCTCATTTCAAAACTATGGAGGAGGAGATCTTTGGTCCTGTGGTAACTTTCTATCCTTATGATGATAATAAGTTTGAAGAAACGCTTTATTTATGCGATAAAACAAGCATATACGGTTTAACTGGTGCTATCTTTGCTCAGGATAGAAATGCTATAAACATTGCAACCGAAGTTCTTGAGTCTAGCGCAGGGAATTTTTACATTAACGATAAGCCAACAGGTGCAGTTGTTGGTCAGCAACCTTTTGGTGGGGCTAGAGCTAGTGGAACAAACGATAAGGCAGGCAGTTTGTTAAACCTGATTAGGTGGACAAGCGCAAGGTCTGTTAAAGAAACTTTTAACCCTCCAGAAAATTTTCAATACCCCTTTATGGAGGAAAGATGATGCTAAATAATATTTTTAATTTTACTATCTCAAACACTATTGATTATGTTCCAGAACAAATTATAGATTTTTTTTCAAAAAAATATGTTTCTGGACCATCTCTTTCCGATGCGGTTAAGACTACAATTGATTTGAACTCCAAGGGAATGATGTCTACTATTGATGTGTTGGGTGAATTCGTTCAAAACGAAGATCAAACTATTTTTTTTAGAAATGAGTGTATTAAAGTACTTGAAACCATTAAAGAAGAGTCTTTAAACGCAAATCTCTCTTTAAAACCTACTCAAATGGGTCTTGCCATAAATAAAGCTCTTTGTTATGAAAATATAAGGAAAATAGTAAGGAGAGCTAAGGAATTAGACAATTTTGTAAGAATTGATATGGAGAATTCACCATATACAACTGATACGTTAAAAATGTATAAGCTTTTAAGAGAAGAATTTCCAGGTCATGTGGGGACTGTTTTGCAAGCCTACTTAAGAAGAACAATTGACGATATTGACAAACTTTCAGATAAAAATCTGAATATAAGGCTTTGCAAGGGTATCTACGTAGAATCTTATAAAATTGCGTACAAAAATCCTGAATTAATTAATGAAAACTATATTTATTGTTTAGAAAAACTTTTTGATAATAAGGCATATGTTGGCATTGCAACTCATGACGAGAAGTTAATTTTTCATGCAATGAAGCTAATTAGGAAATACAACTTACAGCCAAATGAATATGAATTTCAAATGTTGTTGGGAATAGGTGATGAACTGAGAGACTTTATACTTTCTAAGAAGCATAGACTTAGGATATATGTACCATATGGCAAAGAGTGGCTATCTTATGTTAGAAGAAGACTAAAGGAGAATCCAAACATAATTAAAACAGCTCTTGGATTAAAGTTGTAGCAAGACTATAAAAAATATTTATATATTGTTAGATAAAAAGAAATTATAATAAAATATTAACGTATCAAATACTTTATTTAGGGGGTGCTAATTTGTTTTTAAAGTACAAGAAATTTTTGTTTTTGGTCTTAGCTTTATTTGGAGTGGGTTTGCTGTTGGCAGGTTGCGCTGGTACTCAACAAAAAGCTGCAAGTTCTACAATTAAAGTTGCAGTGGTAGGTCCAATGACAGGAGCGCAAGCGAAATATGGAGAAGACTGGAAAAATTCTGCACTTTTGGCTATTGATGAAATTAATGCAAAGGGAGGAATAAAGGGGAAAAAACTTGAAGCGGTAATATTTGACGATGCAGCAGATCCGAAGCAGGCTGTATCTGTAGCTCAAAAGATTGTTAGCGATCCAAGTATTGTGGCTGTAATAGGCCACGTTAATTCTGGTTGTTCCATACCTGCTTCTAAGATCTATGCTCAAGCCAATGTTCCAATGCTCACTGTGTCTACAAATCCTGAGTTAACACAGCAAGGTTTAAAAAATATTTTTAGAGTAGCCCCAACTGATAATGTTCAGGGAAGTTTTGCTGCTGATTTTTTGTTTAAAAAAGGATATAAGAATATAGCTATTTTGCAGGATAAGTCTGCATATGGACAGGGGGTTGCTACAGAGTTTAAAAATAGCTTTGAAAAACTTGGTGGAAAAGTTCTTGCATTTGAAGGTGTGACAGAAGATCAGAAGGACTTTTCAGCTATTCTTACAAAATTTAAAACCCTTAATCCAGATGCTATTTATTTTGGTGGTTACTATCCTGAGGGGGCTCTTATAACCAAGCAAATGAGAGATTTGGGCATGAAGATGCCTTTGGTAGGACCAGATGGCTTATATGATCCACAATTTTTAAAGATTGCAGGAGCAGCAGCTAATGGAGACATAATAACAAATATAGGTCTTAATATTGAAACAAATCCAAATGCTAAAGATTTTTTGGCAGCTTATAAGGCAAAATATGGAGAGCCAGGTGCATATGGTATATTTGCGTATGAAGCTGTAAAAATATTAGCAGCTGCTCTTGAAAAGGATCCAACTGCTAAGGGTGAAGCACTTATTAAACTTTTAGACGAAACCAATTATAATGGTGTTCTTGGAAATACAACATTTGCTCCAAATGGTGATACAAAAAATAAAGTAATTACTGTTTATGAAGTTAAAAATGATAAGTTTGTTGAAATTTAGGGGTTGGCAATTTTAGTTTTTTAGTTTATAATTTCAACATGTGAGCGGGAGTAGCTCAGTCGGTAGAGCATCAGCCTTCCAAGCTGAGGGTCGCGGGTTCGAATCTCGTCTCCCGCTCCATGTTGTTTTGAGCGCCCGTAGCTCAGTTGGACAGAGCGGCGGACTTCTAATCCGTAGGTCACAGGTTCGAATCCTGTCGGGCGCGCCAGCCTATTACTTTAGAATTAGGGGGAAGTATAAAGGTGAAGGAAGATACAACAATTTATCAATGTGAACCATCTAAATCTTCAGAAGTTCATGTCAAAAAGAAAACTATTACTTATTTATCAGACGAGACCACGCTAAAAAGTGTTATTTTTTATAATTCTAATGAACTCAGTAAAAAAGCTGGAATTTTACTGTTTTCAGATTGGATGGGTGTGGGGAATTAAAGTAAGTATGTTGAAAGAAATAACATTTCAGCTGTAGGATACTGTTTTGGTGGCACAGTAGCTTTAGAGTTGGCAAGAAGTGGTGCTAATCTCAAAAGTGTGGTAGTTTTTCATGCAGGCCTGGATACTCCACTAGAGGCTATACCCGGTATTTTTAAACCAAAGGTTTTAGCCTTGCACGGTGCGGATGATCCTCATGTACCCCTCGATCAAGTATTAAAATTTCAAGAAGAATTAAGAAAAGTTAAAGCTGATTGGGTGTTTGTTTCCTATGGAAATAGTGTTCATTCGTTTACCAACAAAAGAGCGGGAACGGATGCATCTAAAGGAGCTGCTTATAATAAGTTAGCAGATAAGCGTTCTTGGTCTCTTGCTATTAGTTTTCTGAAAGAAAATATTAAATAGGATTTTTTTTGAGAATTGTGGTTTGTAAATTAACATAATTTCTGTATTTAAAATATCTTTTTTTTAATATATATAATTTATTTTCTGTTTTATTTAAGTAATGTTACAATAAAATTATGTTTTAATAAAAATAAAACGAGGGGATATTATGAAAATTACTATTGTAATGGATAATTGTGTTCATGCTCCAACACCATATTCTTTCAAAGCTGAACACGGCATGTCGATTTTAATCAATATATCTAACAAACTTATACTGTTTGACACAGGCCAATCAGGTTCAATTATTCACAATCTTTCTTTATTAGGCGTTAACCCAAAAGATTTGGATATGATTGTTTTGAGTCATGGACACTATGATCATACAGGCGGTTTATTGTCTATTTTAGGTAATGCAAGAAAAAAGATACCAGTTTTTCTTCATAAAGACGCATTTTTAAACAGATATTCTTTAGCTGGTGAGAAGAAATTTCATATTGGTATCCCTTATTCTAAGAAATATTTGGAGTCATTAGGTGCAAATTTTGTTTTTGTTGAAGAAATTTTAGAAATTGTCCCAGGTTTGTTCTTGAGCGGTACTATTGAGCGTAAGACTGATTATGAAAAAGGGGATTCAAATTTAGTTATAGAAAAGGATGGCAAAAGTGTAAAAGATCCGATTCTAGATGATATGGCCCTATATGCTATTAAGGATAATGGGCTTATAGCCCTGACAGGATGTGCTCATGCTGGCATTATAAATATTATCCGATACGGTTTTAAACTTTTAAAAACAAACAAACTTTATGCGATTGTTGGGGGAACTCATCTTGGTCCGGCTGACCCTGTTCAAAGAGAAAATACTATTTCAGATTTGTTAGATGCTAAACCAACTATTGTGGCTGCCAATCATTGTACTGGTTTTTCTATGATGGCCAAGCTAAAAGATTCTTTCGGTGATAGTTTTATAGCTGCCTTTGTAGGAACTGAAATTGATTTTTCATAATTCTTAAATTTGAGGAGGTGATTTAGTTTAATTTTTTAAAATCTTAGGAGGTGAACAATTGGATTCTACAGTTTTGAAAAGTGCAATTAACAAATCGAAATGGTTTTTAATGCCTTACATTTTTATTTTGTACATTTTAAATTTTGTTGATCGCATTAATTTTGGCTTTGCAGCAGTAGGAGGTATGAATAAAGATCTAGGACTATCTGCTGAGCAATTTGGTTTTGCCGCTGGTATATTCTTTTTTGGGTATTTGATTTTTCAAGTGCCCAGCAATTTGCTTTTACACAGGATTGGAGCAAGGATTTGGATAGCTATTATTATAATAGTTTGGGGTTTGACTGCGACTTTAACAGGATTTTCAGACAATGCTTTTCATCTATATGTCGCTCGCGTAATGCTTGGTTTGGTAGAGGCAGGATTTTTCCCAGGCATGATATTGTATCTTACATACTGGTTTCCACAACGAGAATTGGCTCAAGCTGTAGCAATCTTTATGACTGCTTTAGCTATATCGAGTGTTATTGGCGGTCCTATTTCTGGTCTTATTTTAGATCACGTACATTGGCTAAATATGCAGAGCTGGAGGTGGATGTTTATACTTGAGGGGATACCTTCAGTTATTTTTGGTTTTATTACATTTTTTGTGCTTCCGAACAAGCCAGCAGATGCTACTTTTTTAACTATTGATGAAAAAAAGGCCCTAACTGATGAAATATCTAGAGAGCAAGCAGAGAAAGCTAAGCAAAGAAAGGCTTCGGTCAGAGAGATTATTGTTGATGGTAGAGTTTGGCTCTTGGCATTTATTTACTTTTTTGGATGTATTATGGGTCTATATTCAACCAGTTTCTGGTTACCTACGATCATCAAAGGTTTGTCAAATTCTTTTAGTGCAACTATAGTAGGCTTTTTAACAATGATCCCTTACATACTCGCTGCTATTGCTATGGTGTGGGTTGGTAGGGATGCCGACAAAAAAGGAGAGTGGAGACGACACTCTCAAATTCCTCTTTTGGTAAGTTCTATTGCAATATTTCTTATGTTGTTTATAAAAGATCCTTTTATATCAATGATTGTTTTGTCAATTGTTACTATAGGAGCATTTGGAGCATTTGGTCCCTTTTGGGCACTTGTTAATGAATTTTTATCTGGAGAAGCGGCTGCTGCTGGAATTGCAGTGATCAATTCTATTGGAAATCTTGGTGGCTTTTTTGCTCCCTACATTATTGGACTTATAAAGGACAAAACAGGGAATGTATATTTTGGGCTTGCAGCTGTAGGAGCCTTACTTCTCGTGGCTGTCATACTGTTAGCTATATTACCTAAAGAGCCGGTCAAAAAATCTGCTTAATTTTTTCTTCTGCAGCCAAGTTAAAATGTCTTGGCTGCAGAGTTTTTGTGGTAAAATCATCTTTATATGAAAAGAGTAATTGATTCTTGTCCTGATCCCTTGCATTTTCTAATAAAATGTTTGTATCTAGGGTCCACTGCATTTGGGGGAGTTGCAATGTTA
Above is a genomic segment from Thermodesulfobium narugense DSM 14796 containing:
- a CDS encoding ATP phosphoribosyltransferase regulatory subunit yields the protein MNNSLSGSVDMLPEEVLCRNSIEEKIKSFWEKNGFVMVSIPVLENWDKLQVALDEKLIEKTIRFIDRFGGVSVLSPDLTVSIARMVSARKRSSPFPLKYFYLSDVFRVTSEHSVIRQCGVEIIGADKQSLADVELAVLIFMTLKEIGFNEIYLEIGNFEILKELLDLDMLKSYKKNLLEAFLKKDWVTLNCIANEIKDFKISNFIRNLPKLSGTPDEVFSKINLIPEFLHPSVKNLEKISNEIKNAGVKHYINLSLINEISYYTGFIFQVFVPGSPNSIGGGGRYDDLYSLFGFDCPSSGFGIDLDKIYEILKANYLKPINIDVLLSFNDDIPLHWVWNLAASYRDQGIRVEIDLKSRKFDEALEFSKNKKAKRLVYISKLESSGVSGWIVDTHTENKERMTFC
- the hisG gene encoding ATP phosphoribosyltransferase, which encodes MLKIAVPKGVLFEPSLRLLKNCGYKIPSDFGRKLLIEDSNQQLSLVIVRPFDMPLYVEEGVVDVAFIGKDVIEETSMSCFEILDLGYGQCRLSVAVPGFSPYRSVEDFHSFIKVGSKYQNLSKKFFIEKGIQVRIFPLGGSVELSPIVGLSDAIIDLVSTGNTLKANNLVEIETILFSTSRLVVNDAKYRLKRKEINEFILRVKEVLNDIY
- the hisD gene encoding histidinol dehydrogenase, with the translated sequence MIFIDDFLLLKKEAELQRLWKRGSYFQDNKIFDEVIAIINNIKSRGLEAVKEYSKKFDDYDLSLGLIASEEEIISQARLVPTDVYNALKHSAERIKRYHESVKIESFKYETEESESGFKWTPIENVGIYIPGGLAAYPSTILMTVIVADVAGVNNIYVCSKPNKGKINPYIASAILACNTKKVKVVKLSGIQAISSMALGLGIKKVDKIFGPGNDYVSLAKKYFFGEVAIDMMAGPSEILIVSDGKVNPSWIAWDFLSQAEHDKNAKTGLISNEIDFLNEVMERVKEYSLRVLNKHIVESSLQNSFFGFAPTLEDAISISNILAPEHLEIACENPEELFNKVQNAGTVFLGNLTCEPFGDYILGPSHVLPTSGSARYFSGINVYDFLKRTNFSRIKTKNALKNLLDASLIAEVEGFSAHKKSMLCRNE
- a CDS encoding NUDIX hydrolase, translating into MKEDKTYTEYVYCGKIIKVRRDWVKIKKGTKQHRTWMEVVEFSNAVGIIALPNKEEILLVEQFRYAPNEKLLEIPAGKLDPGESPEAGAIRELIEETGYRAKSVKRIFSMYTTPGFTDEYMHIMLCEDLEYVGVNPDEDEVINVVKFNIKDLEKMVLEGKIKDAKTVLAVLYLTRR
- the xerA gene encoding site-specific tyrosine recombinase/integron integrase — protein: MRSFILQEGSKALHAFVSYLFFIRGYSENTVNSYRSDIKSFFNFFKDRINDTVDIEKLLLYYSNYLISNNYKASSLERKLVAIKQFLIFSFQEGYYKGKIPDIVLPKKDKRLPFFLSRSDIFNIFNFISNSKQFTIRDLLIFKMLYFTGMRISELLNLKIDNVNFESMDIRVLGKGSKERIIPFHRDILDLFNSYLIFRQESLKPKCENIFVNSKGKPLSRQYIWKMCKKVGNFLNLELHPHIFRHSLATHLLSGGASIKTIQEILGHESISTTQIYTHLIYEELKKEYFRAFKNFDSVINPINKL
- the pruA gene encoding L-glutamate gamma-semialdehyde dehydrogenase, with protein sequence MRNCIAKIPEPINEPVYDYGVGTKERDNLKSALKDVLSKKVEIALIIGGKEIKTENTVDIRCPHQHDIVLGQYYQAGKEEIKLAIESAMNAKKNWAKIDFQERAAIFLKAAELLSTKYRYLMNATTMLSISKNVFQAEIDCVCELIDFLRFNVKFAEKIYEDQPISPKGFWNRMQYRPLEGFVFAVPPFNFVSISGNLPTAPVIMGNVSIWKPASSAVYPSYLFMKILQEAGLPDGVINFVPAKGSTIGDLVFSSREFAGLHFTGSYETFNYMWKTIANNISNYITYPRIVGETGGKDFIFAHNSANVKSLIAAIIRGSFEYQGQKCSAVSRVYIPKLMFNSFKDEFLNELSKIKMGSPEDFTNFMNAVIDRESFDKIKSYIDYAINSNEASILFGGKCDDSVGYFVEPTVIVTENPHFKTMEEEIFGPVVTFYPYDDNKFEETLYLCDKTSIYGLTGAIFAQDRNAINIATEVLESSAGNFYINDKPTGAVVGQQPFGGARASGTNDKAGSLLNLIRWTSARSVKETFNPPENFQYPFMEER
- a CDS encoding proline dehydrogenase family protein, translating into MMLNNIFNFTISNTIDYVPEQIIDFFSKKYVSGPSLSDAVKTTIDLNSKGMMSTIDVLGEFVQNEDQTIFFRNECIKVLETIKEESLNANLSLKPTQMGLAINKALCYENIRKIVRRAKELDNFVRIDMENSPYTTDTLKMYKLLREEFPGHVGTVLQAYLRRTIDDIDKLSDKNLNIRLCKGIYVESYKIAYKNPELINENYIYCLEKLFDNKAYVGIATHDEKLIFHAMKLIRKYNLQPNEYEFQMLLGIGDELRDFILSKKHRLRIYVPYGKEWLSYVRRRLKENPNIIKTALGLKL
- a CDS encoding branched-chain amino acid ABC transporter substrate-binding protein: MFLKYKKFLFLVLALFGVGLLLAGCAGTQQKAASSTIKVAVVGPMTGAQAKYGEDWKNSALLAIDEINAKGGIKGKKLEAVIFDDAADPKQAVSVAQKIVSDPSIVAVIGHVNSGCSIPASKIYAQANVPMLTVSTNPELTQQGLKNIFRVAPTDNVQGSFAADFLFKKGYKNIAILQDKSAYGQGVATEFKNSFEKLGGKVLAFEGVTEDQKDFSAILTKFKTLNPDAIYFGGYYPEGALITKQMRDLGMKMPLVGPDGLYDPQFLKIAGAAANGDIITNIGLNIETNPNAKDFLAAYKAKYGEPGAYGIFAYEAVKILAAALEKDPTAKGEALIKLLDETNYNGVLGNTTFAPNGDTKNKVITVYEVKNDKFVEI
- a CDS encoding MBL fold metallo-hydrolase, yielding MKITIVMDNCVHAPTPYSFKAEHGMSILINISNKLILFDTGQSGSIIHNLSLLGVNPKDLDMIVLSHGHYDHTGGLLSILGNARKKIPVFLHKDAFLNRYSLAGEKKFHIGIPYSKKYLESLGANFVFVEEILEIVPGLFLSGTIERKTDYEKGDSNLVIEKDGKSVKDPILDDMALYAIKDNGLIALTGCAHAGIINIIRYGFKLLKTNKLYAIVGGTHLGPADPVQRENTISDLLDAKPTIVAANHCTGFSMMAKLKDSFGDSFIAAFVGTEIDFS
- a CDS encoding MFS transporter, whose protein sequence is MDSTVLKSAINKSKWFLMPYIFILYILNFVDRINFGFAAVGGMNKDLGLSAEQFGFAAGIFFFGYLIFQVPSNLLLHRIGARIWIAIIIIVWGLTATLTGFSDNAFHLYVARVMLGLVEAGFFPGMILYLTYWFPQRELAQAVAIFMTALAISSVIGGPISGLILDHVHWLNMQSWRWMFILEGIPSVIFGFITFFVLPNKPADATFLTIDEKKALTDEISREQAEKAKQRKASVREIIVDGRVWLLAFIYFFGCIMGLYSTSFWLPTIIKGLSNSFSATIVGFLTMIPYILAAIAMVWVGRDADKKGEWRRHSQIPLLVSSIAIFLMLFIKDPFISMIVLSIVTIGAFGAFGPFWALVNEFLSGEAAAAGIAVINSIGNLGGFFAPYIIGLIKDKTGNVYFGLAAVGALLLVAVILLAILPKEPVKKSA